A genomic segment from Nitrospira sp. encodes:
- a CDS encoding GDP-mannose 4,6-dehydratase, producing the protein MKALITGITGQDGSYLAELLLSKGYDVYGIIRRSSSFNTSRIDGIYQDPHIVDARLHLLYGDLNDASSLNRILRTVRPDEIYNLGAQSHVRVSFDIPEYTAEITGLGTVRLLEAIRESGVQPKFYQASSSEMYGKVQEIPQRETTPFYPRSPYGAAKVYAHWITVNYREAYGLFACNGILFNHESPRRGETFVTRKITKAAARIKLGLQQDLFLGNLEAKRDWGYAGDYVEAMWLMLQQNQPDDYVVATGETHTVREFLDAAFGRLGLDWHRHVKIDPRYYRPTEVDLLIGDPAKAHRQLGWKPTVDFHRLAVMMVEADLEAEQLKLQGTASKGI; encoded by the coding sequence GTGAAAGCGTTGATCACCGGCATTACCGGCCAAGATGGTTCGTACCTCGCTGAACTGCTGCTGTCGAAGGGGTACGACGTGTACGGGATTATTCGTCGGTCGAGTTCATTCAATACCTCCCGGATCGACGGTATCTATCAGGACCCGCACATCGTCGACGCCAGGTTGCATTTGTTGTACGGCGATCTCAACGATGCGAGTTCATTGAATAGAATTCTGCGGACGGTTCGACCCGATGAAATCTATAACCTCGGTGCCCAGAGCCATGTCAGGGTCAGTTTCGACATTCCGGAATACACCGCTGAGATCACGGGGTTGGGGACCGTCCGGTTGTTGGAGGCGATTCGAGAGTCGGGTGTGCAGCCCAAGTTTTATCAGGCGTCGTCGAGCGAGATGTACGGCAAGGTGCAGGAGATCCCTCAACGCGAGACTACACCGTTTTATCCGCGCAGCCCTTACGGCGCCGCGAAGGTCTATGCTCATTGGATCACCGTCAATTATCGCGAGGCCTACGGACTGTTCGCCTGCAACGGCATCCTCTTCAACCATGAGTCGCCGCGCCGGGGCGAGACGTTCGTGACGCGCAAGATCACGAAGGCCGCAGCGCGGATCAAGCTGGGATTGCAGCAGGACCTGTTTTTGGGCAATCTCGAGGCGAAACGGGATTGGGGTTATGCCGGAGACTATGTCGAAGCCATGTGGCTCATGCTGCAGCAGAACCAGCCGGACGATTATGTCGTGGCCACGGGCGAGACCCACACGGTACGGGAGTTTCTCGATGCGGCGTTCGGCCGGCTTGGGCTCGATTGGCATCGTCACGTGAAAATCGATCCGCGGTACTACCGTCCGACGGAGGTCGATCTCCTGATCGGCGATCCGGCCAAGGCGCATCGGCAGCTCGGCTGGAAACCCACCGTTGATTTCCACCGCTTGGCTGTCATGATGGTCGAGGCCGATCTGGAGGCCGAACAGCTCAAATTGCAGGGTACCGCCTCGAAGGGAATCTAA
- a CDS encoding GDP-L-fucose synthetase, giving the protein MDQHARIYIAGHQGMVGSAIVRTLTARGYDNLLFRTSKELDLRDSGRVASFFADTKPEYVFLAAAKVGGILANSTFPAEFIYDNLAIQTNVIHQAYVHGVRKLLLLGSSCIYPRDAPQPMKEEYLLTGPLEPTNEWYAVAKIAGIKMCQAYRRQYGCDFIAAMPTNLYGPNDNFDLQTAHVLAALLRKFHEAKETSMVPSLWGSGTPRREFLHVNDCAAGAVFLMQSYSDSTIVNVGTGTDLSISELAAMVADVVGYKGEIRWDRTKPDGTPRKLLDCGRMQALGWNPTISLRDGLIDTYTWYTRVVVPQSASIP; this is encoded by the coding sequence ATGGATCAACATGCGCGCATCTATATAGCCGGACATCAAGGCATGGTGGGGTCGGCGATCGTGCGGACTCTCACGGCCCGTGGTTACGACAACCTGCTGTTTCGGACCAGCAAGGAATTGGATCTGCGCGACAGCGGCCGGGTTGCGTCGTTTTTTGCGGACACCAAACCGGAATACGTATTTCTCGCAGCGGCCAAGGTGGGAGGTATTCTGGCGAACAGCACGTTTCCCGCCGAGTTTATCTATGACAACCTGGCGATTCAAACCAACGTCATTCATCAAGCCTACGTGCACGGAGTCAGGAAGCTGCTCCTGTTGGGATCTTCCTGCATCTATCCGCGCGATGCGCCGCAGCCGATGAAGGAAGAATATCTGTTGACCGGCCCGCTCGAACCGACCAACGAATGGTATGCCGTTGCCAAGATTGCCGGCATCAAGATGTGTCAGGCCTATCGCCGACAATACGGTTGCGATTTCATCGCGGCAATGCCGACCAACCTGTACGGTCCGAACGACAATTTCGATCTGCAGACGGCCCACGTGCTAGCGGCGCTGTTGCGAAAATTTCATGAAGCGAAAGAAACAAGCATGGTTCCTTCCCTCTGGGGATCCGGTACTCCTCGCCGTGAATTCTTGCACGTGAATGATTGCGCTGCCGGTGCCGTATTTCTGATGCAGTCCTACTCGGACTCGACGATTGTCAACGTAGGGACTGGAACGGATCTTTCCATTTCCGAGCTTGCTGCGATGGTCGCGGACGTAGTCGGCTACAAAGGAGAGATCCGTTGGGACCGCACGAAGCCCGATGGCACTCCGCGCAAACTCCTCGATTGTGGTCGGATGCAGGCCCTTGGATGGAATCCGACGATTTCGTTGCGAGACGGATTGATCGACACGTATACATGGTATACCCGCGTTGTTGTTCCGCAGTCGGCCTCGATTCCGTGA